From Paenibacillus graminis, a single genomic window includes:
- the ilvB gene encoding biosynthetic-type acetolactate synthase large subunit produces the protein MNGAELLIQILTEKNVETIFGYPGGAVLPLYDALFDCESVRHILVRHEQAAVHAADGYARATGRPGIALVTSGPGATNAITGIATAFMDSVPLIILTGQVATELIGLDSFQEVDIYGMTMPITKHNYIVREICDLRRIVDEAFHLATTGRTGPVLIDLPKNVMTAVVADMHRSGPSPAIHIRGYQPYHPIPAHGLQLTAERLNDAERPLILVGGGCMTDNTPSWVREFVEKFNLPVASTLMGLGAFPSDHPLHLGMVGMHGTVAANRALQAADLVLCLGVRFSDRVTGNRKSFSPDSCKIQVDIDSSELNKNIHVDLSITGLVSEMLAGLMESVHRHERLAWEEQIQLWKQRSAKPLRAAGSTLTPQEVIACIDEATDGNAIITTDVGQHQIWTARHYKFTEPRSFLTSGGLGTMGYGLPAAIGAAAACPERQIICITGDGSIQMNIQEIMTAVDLELNVKVAILKNGYLGMVRQWQQLFLGRRYSSVRISSPDFVALAKSFGAHGLRAQTLEEAKLVMEEALHTKGVVIMEFDITEESNVYPIVPPGSGNHDMIEN, from the coding sequence ATGAACGGAGCAGAGCTGCTGATTCAGATCTTGACCGAAAAAAACGTCGAAACTATTTTTGGATATCCAGGCGGAGCCGTACTGCCCCTATACGATGCATTGTTTGACTGTGAATCCGTCCGGCATATCTTAGTTAGGCATGAACAGGCAGCTGTACATGCTGCGGACGGTTACGCAAGAGCAACAGGGCGTCCGGGCATTGCGCTGGTAACCAGCGGGCCGGGTGCGACCAATGCGATTACCGGAATCGCAACGGCGTTTATGGATTCCGTTCCATTGATCATCCTTACCGGGCAGGTAGCTACCGAATTGATCGGTCTGGACAGCTTTCAGGAAGTGGATATTTACGGAATGACTATGCCTATTACTAAACATAATTACATTGTCAGGGAAATTTGTGATCTTCGCAGGATTGTGGATGAAGCCTTCCATTTGGCGACAACGGGCCGTACCGGTCCTGTATTGATTGATCTGCCGAAGAATGTAATGACAGCTGTTGTTGCGGACATGCATAGAAGCGGCCCGTCGCCAGCAATACATATCCGGGGTTATCAGCCTTATCATCCAATCCCGGCGCACGGCCTCCAGTTAACAGCTGAAAGGCTAAATGATGCGGAGCGGCCTTTGATCCTGGTTGGCGGAGGCTGTATGACGGATAATACGCCTTCTTGGGTAAGAGAGTTTGTGGAGAAGTTTAATCTTCCCGTAGCGAGTACATTAATGGGCCTGGGCGCCTTTCCTTCCGATCACCCCCTGCATCTGGGTATGGTCGGGATGCACGGAACCGTCGCTGCCAACCGCGCCCTTCAGGCCGCAGATTTGGTATTGTGCCTCGGAGTCCGCTTCAGTGACCGCGTTACAGGAAACCGGAAGTCGTTCTCACCGGATTCCTGTAAAATACAAGTGGATATCGATTCCTCTGAACTAAATAAGAATATCCATGTGGATCTTTCTATCACAGGACTCGTATCAGAAATGCTTGCCGGTCTGATGGAATCCGTACATCGGCATGAGCGTTTGGCCTGGGAGGAGCAAATACAGCTATGGAAACAACGGTCCGCCAAACCTCTCCGTGCAGCCGGCAGCACATTGACCCCGCAAGAGGTGATTGCTTGTATCGATGAAGCTACAGACGGCAATGCGATCATCACCACGGATGTAGGCCAGCATCAGATTTGGACAGCCAGACATTATAAATTTACGGAGCCGCGTTCTTTTCTGACCTCAGGCGGACTCGGAACCATGGGCTATGGATTGCCAGCTGCTATCGGTGCTGCAGCCGCTTGCCCTGAACGCCAGATCATCTGCATCACAGGGGATGGGAGCATCCAGATGAACATCCAGGAGATCATGACCGCTGTTGATCTGGAGCTTAATGTGAAGGTTGCCATTCTCAAAAATGGTTACCTCGGCATGGTCAGACAGTGGCAGCAGCTGTTTCTCGGGCGCAGATACTCTTCGGTGCGCATCAGCTCACCGGATTTTGTCGCATTAGCCAAATCCTTTGGTGCCCATGGCCTGCGGGCGCAGACGCTGGAGGAAGCGAAGCTGGTTATGGAAGAGGCGCTTCACACGAAGGGAGTCGTTATCATGGAGTTCGATATTACAGAAGAATCCAATGTGTATCCAATCGTTCCCCCAGGGTCCGGCAATCACGACATGATCGAGAATTAG
- the moaA gene encoding GTP 3',8-cyclase MoaA gives MNTTPIQDQLKRPIRDLRISLTDRCNFRCSYCMPKEIFGDEYAFLPAREMLSFAEILRLTKLFVSLGGVKIRLTGGEPLLRKDLPELVAGIRSLSGVEDIGLTTNGVFLGQQAKGLYAAGLRRLNISLDALQPEIFGTMNGRGLKPSIILKHIDQARDIGFEIKINMVVQKGVNESEILPMAAYFKERKITLRFIEFMDAGNDNGWSLAQVVTKKEMLQSLRDVYELEGVEQDFYGEVARRYRYKDCGAEIGFITSVSESFCSSCTRARLSSDGKFYTCLFASGGTDLRALLRSGADDSRLLNVIRDVWERRADRYSDERQEHTAADRKKISMSYIGG, from the coding sequence ATGAACACTACACCTATTCAGGATCAGCTCAAGCGGCCCATCCGTGATTTGAGGATTTCCCTGACAGACCGTTGCAATTTCCGCTGTTCCTACTGCATGCCGAAGGAAATATTCGGTGATGAGTATGCCTTTTTGCCGGCCCGGGAGATGTTGTCGTTTGCTGAAATTCTGCGGTTGACTAAGCTGTTTGTATCCTTGGGGGGTGTCAAAATCCGCCTGACCGGAGGAGAGCCGCTGCTGAGGAAAGATCTTCCGGAGCTTGTGGCAGGAATCCGATCGCTTAGTGGAGTGGAGGATATTGGGCTGACGACTAACGGGGTTTTTCTGGGGCAGCAGGCGAAAGGCTTGTACGCAGCAGGACTGCGGCGGTTAAATATCAGTCTGGACGCGCTGCAGCCGGAGATTTTTGGAACAATGAATGGAAGAGGGCTCAAGCCCTCTATTATCCTGAAACATATCGATCAGGCCCGGGACATTGGTTTTGAGATTAAAATTAATATGGTGGTTCAAAAAGGGGTGAATGAATCGGAAATCCTGCCGATGGCTGCATATTTCAAGGAACGCAAAATCACCCTGCGTTTCATTGAGTTTATGGATGCCGGCAATGACAATGGCTGGAGCTTGGCACAAGTCGTTACTAAAAAGGAAATGCTCCAAAGCCTCCGGGATGTGTATGAGCTGGAGGGTGTGGAGCAGGATTTCTATGGAGAAGTTGCACGGCGTTACCGTTACAAAGACTGCGGGGCGGAGATCGGGTTTATTACCTCGGTGTCTGAATCCTTTTGCTCATCCTGCACACGGGCCCGGTTATCTTCTGACGGTAAATTCTACACCTGCCTCTTTGCTTCCGGCGGAACGGATTTGCGGGCACTGCTACGCAGCGGGGCTGACGACAGCAGACTGCTGAACGTGATAAGGGACGTCTGGGAGAGACGTGCGGACCGGTATTCCGATGAGCGTCAGGAGCACACGGCAGCAGACCGGAAAAAGATAAGCATGTCCTATATAGGCGGATAA
- a CDS encoding nitrate/nitrite transporter, which yields MIKKLQLPLQTLNLIVGFMVWVIISSLMPFISEDIPIPAGKLAMVTAIPVVLGSILRIPIGYYANIFGARIIFLVSFVLLLFPVFYISEASTYTDLIIGGLFLGIGGAVFSVGVTSLPKYFPKEKHGFVNGIYGVGNLGTALTTFTAPIIAARFGWATAVKLYLILLLVFIVLNFFFGDRHEPKVRTPIIEQIKGVVKNEKLWLFSLFYFITFGSFVAFTIYLPNFLVSNFGLEKVDAGMRTAGFIAVATFFRPVGGWLGDKFQPLILLIGTFSIYTVAAILLAFLPSIGLYTVGCLAIAVSAGIGNGVIFKLVPFYFNKQAGIANGIVSMMGGLGGFFPPIMLSLIFSVTGQYSIGFMLLSQVALASLVLVIWLYYHDRLALTSEVFNSTAQGILVTDAAGVIKSVNPAFTRLTGFTEAEVLGKQPNVLKSGRQSPDFYRSMWSEIRAKGVWQGEIWNRRKNGEEYLQLLNISAVKDETGVDIRYVGTFSDITQK from the coding sequence ATGATTAAAAAACTGCAATTGCCGTTACAAACATTGAACTTGATTGTTGGCTTCATGGTATGGGTTATCATTTCCTCTCTGATGCCTTTTATTTCCGAGGATATTCCGATACCGGCCGGAAAACTGGCAATGGTTACGGCGATTCCCGTAGTACTCGGTTCCATACTGCGTATACCGATTGGCTATTATGCGAATATTTTTGGGGCGCGTATCATCTTTCTCGTCAGCTTCGTGCTGCTGCTGTTTCCGGTATTCTATATTAGTGAAGCGTCCACGTATACAGACCTGATTATCGGCGGTTTGTTTCTTGGTATCGGCGGAGCTGTTTTTTCGGTAGGGGTTACTTCATTACCCAAGTATTTTCCGAAAGAAAAGCATGGGTTTGTTAACGGGATCTATGGCGTCGGGAATCTGGGCACAGCTCTCACAACATTCACTGCCCCGATCATCGCTGCGCGTTTCGGCTGGGCAACGGCGGTGAAGCTGTATCTGATTCTTCTGCTGGTCTTTATTGTCCTGAATTTCTTTTTCGGAGACCGTCATGAACCGAAGGTAAGAACACCGATTATAGAACAAATTAAGGGCGTTGTTAAAAATGAGAAGCTATGGCTGTTCTCACTCTTCTATTTCATTACATTCGGATCGTTCGTCGCATTCACGATTTATTTGCCTAACTTCCTGGTTTCTAATTTCGGACTGGAGAAGGTAGATGCAGGCATGCGCACAGCCGGTTTTATTGCCGTTGCCACCTTTTTCCGGCCCGTCGGCGGCTGGCTTGGTGACAAATTCCAGCCATTGATTCTGCTGATCGGGACCTTCAGCATCTATACTGTCGCCGCCATACTCCTGGCTTTTCTGCCGTCCATAGGTCTTTACACGGTCGGGTGCCTGGCAATTGCTGTAAGTGCCGGGATAGGCAATGGAGTGATTTTCAAATTAGTTCCGTTTTATTTCAACAAGCAGGCAGGGATTGCCAACGGAATTGTCTCTATGATGGGCGGGCTTGGCGGCTTCTTCCCGCCGATCATGCTCTCATTGATCTTCTCGGTCACAGGCCAATATTCGATCGGGTTCATGCTGCTTTCGCAGGTGGCTCTAGCCAGTCTTGTTCTTGTGATATGGCTCTATTATCATGACCGCTTGGCACTAACTTCCGAAGTATTCAACTCAACAGCCCAGGGGATTCTGGTAACGGATGCGGCGGGTGTCATTAAGAGTGTCAATCCTGCATTTACGAGGCTTACCGGCTTCACAGAAGCGGAAGTGCTAGGCAAACAGCCAAACGTATTGAAGTCAGGCAGGCAATCCCCGGATTTCTACCGCAGCATGTGGAGCGAGATCAGAGCAAAGGGTGTTTGGCAGGGAGAGATTTGGAACAGAAGGAAGAATGGTGAGGAGTATCTGCAGCTCTTGAATATCAGTGCCGTCAAGGATGAGACAGGGGTAGATATCCGTTATGTCGGAACATTCAGCGATATTACGCAGAAGTAA